From Virgibacillus natechei, the proteins below share one genomic window:
- the lepB gene encoding signal peptidase I, with product MAKQKSEWFDWIKALLIAFALAFIIRMFFFAPIVVEGPSMLPTLEDGDQMIVNKFIYQITEPKRFDIVVFHASAQQDYIKRIIGLPGEHVEYENNSLYIDGAPVEDPFTRTDQNALYEQGTNDFLLEDLPGGYERIPEGQILVLGDNRMNSTDSRMLGVVPMDEIVGKTNLIYWPFDRIQLIGE from the coding sequence ATGGCAAAACAAAAAAGTGAGTGGTTTGACTGGATAAAGGCGTTGCTTATTGCTTTTGCATTGGCTTTTATAATTCGAATGTTCTTTTTTGCACCAATTGTTGTTGAGGGCCCATCAATGCTTCCGACATTGGAAGATGGGGACCAAATGATTGTAAATAAATTCATATATCAAATTACTGAACCAAAACGTTTCGATATAGTTGTGTTTCATGCTTCAGCACAACAAGATTATATAAAGCGAATTATTGGTTTACCAGGTGAACATGTAGAATATGAAAATAACAGCTTATATATTGATGGTGCCCCAGTTGAAGACCCTTTTACACGAACAGACCAAAATGCATTGTATGAACAAGGCACGAATGATTTTCTATTAGAAGATTTACCGGGAGGGTATGAGAGGATACCTGAAGGACAAATCCTTGTTTTAGGTGATAATCGAATGAATTCAACAGACAGCCGTATGTTAGGTGTTGTTCCCATGGATGAAATTGTTGGAAAAACAAATTTAATTTATTGGCCATTTGATCGAATTCAATTAATAGGAGAGTAG
- the hslV gene encoding ATP-dependent protease subunit HslV: protein MANEMHATTIFAVRHNGQCAMSGDGQVTLGNAVVMKHKAKKVRTLFHGKVLAGFAGSVADAFTLFEKFEEKLEAFDGNLSRASVDLAKEWRSDKVLRKLEAMLIVMNKEKMLLVSGTGEVIEPDDGLLAIGSGGNYALSAGRALIKHSEQLSAKEIALTALEVAGEICIYTNDHITLEVLE from the coding sequence TTGGCAAATGAGATGCATGCCACAACTATTTTTGCTGTTAGACATAATGGTCAATGTGCAATGAGTGGTGATGGTCAAGTTACCTTAGGTAATGCGGTAGTTATGAAACATAAAGCCAAAAAAGTACGTACATTATTTCACGGAAAAGTGCTAGCAGGGTTTGCAGGCTCTGTTGCAGATGCTTTTACATTATTTGAAAAATTTGAAGAAAAATTGGAAGCTTTTGATGGAAACTTATCGCGAGCTTCAGTTGATCTAGCAAAGGAATGGCGTAGTGATAAGGTGTTACGTAAACTGGAAGCAATGCTGATTGTGATGAATAAGGAAAAAATGTTATTGGTGTCAGGAACTGGAGAAGTCATTGAACCTGATGATGGATTGTTAGCTATTGGTTCAGGTGGGAACTATGCACTTAGTGCAGGGAGAGCGTTAATCAAACATTCAGAGCAATTGTCTGCAAAAGAAATAGCGCTAACAGCACTAGAGGTTGCTGGAGAAATATGCATATATACAAATGATCATATAACTTTAGAGGTGCTCGAATAA
- the dprA gene encoding DNA-processing protein DprA: MRKILLHDPTLNQIYLISSSTISQLYSLPMKNAVIFYKDLHNNHLIQQIKKDNNSYTIITIVDENYPGVLKTIKDPPIVLYALGNTSLLCHTPALSVIGTRNPSNEAMAKINHVVKPLLDNDWLIVSGMAKGVDRYAHVFALRGKGKTIAVLGGGFHHIYPKQNTSLFHHIAENGLVISEYPPDTPPKKHHFPERNRLISGLCFGTLVIEATEKSGTLITVDQALDQGREVYALPGSPLIPQSRGCHRMIQDGAKLVMDSSDILEDWETIGKHLYNL; this comes from the coding sequence ATGCGAAAAATTCTACTCCATGATCCTACACTAAATCAAATTTATTTAATATCCTCCAGCACGATTAGTCAGCTATATTCCCTTCCCATGAAAAATGCAGTAATATTTTATAAAGACCTTCATAATAATCATTTAATCCAGCAAATAAAAAAAGATAATAACAGCTATACGATTATCACTATAGTTGACGAGAACTATCCAGGTGTGTTAAAAACAATAAAAGATCCGCCTATTGTCTTGTATGCTCTAGGCAATACGTCATTATTATGTCACACACCTGCTTTAAGTGTGATTGGGACAAGAAATCCATCCAATGAAGCAATGGCAAAAATAAACCACGTAGTTAAACCTTTACTAGATAATGATTGGTTAATCGTAAGTGGAATGGCTAAGGGTGTTGATCGTTATGCCCATGTGTTTGCTTTAAGGGGGAAGGGTAAAACCATTGCCGTATTGGGAGGTGGATTCCATCATATTTATCCAAAACAAAACACATCTTTATTTCATCATATAGCTGAAAATGGATTAGTAATATCGGAATATCCTCCAGACACTCCCCCAAAAAAGCATCATTTCCCTGAAAGAAATAGGCTCATTAGTGGCTTATGTTTTGGAACATTAGTGATTGAAGCAACTGAAAAAAGTGGAACCTTAATTACAGTGGATCAGGCACTTGACCAAGGAAGGGAAGTATACGCATTGCCAGGCTCACCGTTGATTCCTCAATCACGGGGCTGCCATCGCATGATTCAAGACGGTGCAAAGTTGGTTATGGATTCAAGCGATATACTGGAAGATTGGGAAACTATTGGAAAGCATTTATATAATTTATAA
- the hslU gene encoding HslU--HslV peptidase ATPase subunit: protein MGIDYTPKQIVGQLDKYIIGQQSAKKSVAVALRNRYRRMWLDDSIKDEIVPKNILMIGPTGVGKTEIARRLAKLVGAPFIKVEATKYTEVGYVGRDVESMVRDLVEMSLRMVKEEKMNEVMGKAEVEANKILVKLLVPQTKKKQDNIKNPFEMLFPGQADDDDDSDKEEEKDEEIRNKRKRTEHKLALGELEDTMVTVELEEQPPSMFDMMQGSGMEQMGMNMQDAFGQFMPKKKKTRNLPVSEARKILTNQEAGKLVDMDEAGQEAIQRAEQSGILFIDEIDKVAVKQENSANVSREGVQRDILPIVEGSTVVTKHGPVKTDHMLFIAAGAFHMAKPSDLIPELQGRFPIRVELEKLTVEDFKRILNEPSNALLKQYQALLNTEGINVIFTDEAITRIAEVAHEVNQDTDNIGARRLHTILEKLLEDLSYEATDINMEKVEITPTYVDEKLSTIVKNKDLSQFIL, encoded by the coding sequence ATGGGAATAGATTACACTCCAAAGCAAATCGTGGGTCAACTGGACAAGTATATAATAGGGCAACAAAGTGCCAAAAAATCTGTAGCTGTTGCATTGCGTAACCGCTATCGACGAATGTGGCTTGATGATTCTATAAAAGATGAAATTGTCCCTAAAAATATTTTAATGATTGGACCTACAGGGGTAGGTAAAACAGAAATAGCAAGAAGGTTAGCAAAGCTAGTCGGTGCCCCTTTTATAAAAGTAGAAGCGACAAAGTACACGGAGGTCGGATATGTTGGGCGCGATGTTGAGTCTATGGTCCGTGATCTTGTAGAAATGTCACTGCGAATGGTTAAAGAAGAAAAAATGAATGAAGTAATGGGAAAAGCTGAAGTCGAAGCTAATAAAATACTTGTCAAATTGCTAGTCCCTCAAACTAAAAAAAAGCAGGACAATATAAAAAATCCATTTGAAATGCTTTTTCCTGGTCAAGCAGATGATGACGATGATAGTGATAAAGAAGAAGAAAAAGATGAAGAAATAAGAAATAAACGAAAACGCACTGAACATAAGCTTGCTTTAGGTGAACTGGAAGATACCATGGTTACGGTTGAACTAGAAGAACAGCCGCCTTCAATGTTTGATATGATGCAAGGTTCGGGAATGGAACAAATGGGGATGAACATGCAGGATGCCTTTGGGCAGTTTATGCCGAAAAAGAAAAAGACAAGAAATTTACCTGTTTCTGAAGCGAGAAAGATTTTAACAAACCAGGAAGCGGGCAAATTAGTAGATATGGATGAGGCCGGTCAAGAAGCTATTCAACGAGCAGAACAATCTGGAATACTGTTTATTGACGAAATAGATAAAGTCGCTGTAAAACAGGAGAATTCGGCGAATGTATCTAGAGAAGGCGTCCAACGAGATATTCTACCTATTGTTGAAGGTTCAACAGTTGTTACGAAGCATGGCCCGGTAAAAACAGATCATATGCTTTTCATAGCCGCTGGAGCATTCCACATGGCAAAGCCTTCCGATTTAATACCTGAGCTACAAGGTAGATTCCCAATACGAGTTGAACTCGAAAAACTAACTGTTGAAGATTTTAAACGAATCTTAAATGAGCCGTCAAATGCATTGTTAAAGCAATATCAGGCTTTATTAAATACAGAAGGTATAAATGTTATTTTTACAGACGAAGCTATAACAAGGATTGCTGAAGTAGCGCATGAAGTGAATCAGGATACGGATAACATTGGTGCAAGAAGACTCCATACGATTTTGGAGAAACTCTTGGAAGATCTGTCCTATGAAGCAACAGATATCAATATGGAAAAAGTGGAGATTACCCCTACTTACGTTGATGAAAAACTAAGTACAATAGTGAAGAATAAAGATTTAAGTCAATTTATACTATAA
- the topA gene encoding type I DNA topoisomerase has translation MSEYLVIVESPAKAKTIERYLGKKYKVKASMGHVRDLPKSQMGVYTEDNFKPKYITIRGKGDVLKDLRKAAKKAKKVYLAADPDREGEAIAWHLAHALNVDENSKCRVVFNEITKDAIKESFKNPRTIDTDLVDAQQARRILDRLVGYNISPLLWKKVKKGLSAGRVQSVALKMITDREKEIENFKPEEYWSIEGHFQKDEESFQGAFYGLNGKKQELKSEDDVKKVINSLNEKKFSVDKVNRRERKRNPAKPFITSSIQQEAARKLNFRAKKTMMVAQQLYEGIDLGKKAGGITGLITYMRTDSTRISNTAKEEAETYIEDKYGKEYLGTNKQSKQQEGSQDAHEAVRPTSTLRDPKSLKPILSRDQYRLYKLIWERFLASQMAPAVMDTMTVHLLNNDVEFRATGSKVKFKGFMKVYIEGTDDSKKEEDKFLPDLKEGMEVEAKEIIPNQHFTQPPPRFTEARLVRTMEELGIGRPSTYAPTLDTIQRRGYASIDNKRFIPTELGTIVHELVEEFFPEIINVEFTVKMESDLDSIEDGQIQWVKIIDDFYQDFSKRLETAEEEMEKIEIRDEPAGITCENCEHEMVYKMGRYGKFLACSNFPECRNTKPILKEIGVKCPKCEEGNVVERKSKKRRTFYGCDRFPECDFVSWDKPIARPCPKCESLLVEKKSKKQTQIQCTNCDYKEKTQD, from the coding sequence ATGTCAGAGTATCTAGTAATCGTAGAATCACCTGCAAAAGCGAAAACAATTGAACGTTATTTAGGAAAAAAATATAAAGTTAAGGCATCCATGGGTCATGTACGTGACTTACCGAAAAGTCAAATGGGTGTTTATACAGAAGATAATTTTAAACCAAAATACATTACAATCCGCGGAAAAGGTGATGTATTAAAAGATCTACGAAAAGCCGCCAAAAAAGCAAAAAAAGTTTATCTTGCAGCCGACCCTGATAGAGAAGGGGAGGCTATAGCTTGGCATTTAGCACACGCACTAAATGTAGATGAAAATTCAAAATGCCGTGTGGTTTTCAATGAAATTACAAAGGATGCAATTAAAGAATCATTTAAAAATCCGAGAACAATTGATACCGATTTAGTCGATGCACAACAAGCCAGGCGAATTCTTGATCGATTAGTTGGATATAATATCAGTCCATTATTATGGAAAAAGGTTAAAAAAGGATTAAGTGCGGGCCGTGTACAATCGGTAGCATTAAAAATGATTACGGATCGTGAAAAAGAAATTGAAAACTTTAAACCGGAAGAATACTGGTCCATTGAAGGCCATTTTCAAAAGGACGAAGAAAGTTTTCAGGGCGCTTTCTATGGTCTAAATGGAAAAAAACAGGAATTAAAATCTGAAGACGATGTAAAAAAGGTTATAAACTCACTAAACGAGAAGAAATTTTCGGTTGATAAAGTTAACAGGCGTGAACGAAAGCGAAATCCCGCTAAACCTTTTATTACATCTTCTATACAACAAGAGGCTGCTCGAAAGCTAAACTTCCGCGCAAAGAAAACAATGATGGTAGCACAACAACTTTATGAAGGTATAGATTTAGGGAAAAAAGCTGGGGGGATCACAGGTTTAATTACGTATATGCGTACAGATTCTACGCGAATATCCAATACAGCTAAAGAAGAAGCGGAAACGTATATTGAAGATAAATATGGTAAAGAATACCTGGGAACTAATAAACAAAGCAAGCAACAAGAGGGTTCACAGGACGCACACGAAGCAGTTCGTCCAACATCGACTTTAAGAGATCCCAAATCGTTAAAACCGATCCTCTCCAGAGATCAGTATCGTTTATACAAACTCATTTGGGAACGGTTCTTAGCTAGTCAAATGGCTCCGGCAGTGATGGATACCATGACCGTTCATTTATTAAATAATGATGTGGAATTTCGCGCAACCGGTTCTAAAGTTAAGTTTAAAGGATTTATGAAGGTATATATAGAAGGAACGGATGATAGTAAAAAAGAGGAAGATAAGTTCTTACCTGATTTAAAGGAAGGGATGGAAGTTGAGGCGAAAGAAATTATACCAAATCAACATTTTACACAGCCACCTCCAAGATTTACTGAGGCTAGACTGGTACGTACAATGGAGGAGTTGGGAATTGGGCGTCCATCTACTTATGCTCCTACGTTGGATACAATTCAGCGCAGAGGATATGCCAGTATTGATAACAAACGATTTATACCAACAGAGCTTGGTACGATTGTGCACGAATTAGTAGAAGAGTTTTTCCCTGAAATTATTAATGTTGAATTTACAGTAAAAATGGAAAGTGATTTAGATTCCATTGAAGATGGTCAAATACAATGGGTAAAAATCATAGATGATTTTTACCAGGACTTTAGCAAACGGTTGGAAACAGCAGAAGAAGAAATGGAAAAAATTGAAATCAGAGATGAACCTGCCGGTATTACTTGTGAAAATTGTGAGCATGAGATGGTTTATAAAATGGGGCGTTATGGTAAGTTTTTAGCTTGTTCTAACTTTCCAGAGTGTCGAAATACAAAACCAATTCTAAAAGAAATTGGGGTTAAATGTCCAAAATGTGAAGAAGGTAATGTAGTAGAGAGAAAGTCCAAAAAAAGAAGAACTTTTTATGGATGCGATCGTTTTCCTGAATGTGATTTTGTATCATGGGATAAACCTATAGCGAGACCATGTCCGAAATGTGAGTCTTTGCTAGTTGAAAAGAAATCGAAGAAACAAACGCAAATTCAATGCACCAATTGCGATTATAAAGAAAAAACTCAAGATTAA
- the sucC gene encoding ADP-forming succinate--CoA ligase subunit beta, with protein MNIHEYQGKDMLREFGVVVPNGRVAYTVDEAVEAAEKLGSAITVVKAQIHAGGRGKAGGVKIAKNIEDVRTYAHEILGKTLVTEQTGPEGKEVKRLLIEEGSDIQKEYYVGVVLDRVTSRVILMASEEGGTEIEEVAETNPEKIFQEVIDPVVGLSGYQARRLAFNINIPHELMGKAVKFMTSLYNVFIEKDCSTAEINPLVTTGDGEVLALDAKLNFDDNAMFRQKDVQELRDLDEEDEKEIEASKHDLSYISLDGNIGCMVNGAGLAMSTMDIIKHYGGDPANFLDVGGGATAEKVTEAFKIILSDPNVKGIFVNIFGGIMKCDVIADGVVEATKQVGLEIPLVVRLEGTNVELGKKILDESGLNITSAGSMADGAEKIVSMVR; from the coding sequence ATGAACATTCATGAGTATCAAGGCAAAGATATGTTGCGCGAATTTGGCGTCGTTGTTCCTAATGGACGTGTTGCATATACAGTTGATGAAGCTGTTGAAGCTGCAGAAAAATTAGGAAGTGCTATTACCGTAGTAAAAGCTCAAATCCACGCTGGTGGTAGAGGTAAAGCCGGTGGCGTTAAGATTGCAAAAAACATAGAAGATGTGCGTACATATGCACATGAGATACTTGGTAAGACTTTAGTTACAGAACAAACAGGACCTGAAGGTAAAGAAGTTAAACGCTTACTTATTGAAGAAGGTAGTGATATTCAAAAAGAGTATTATGTAGGTGTGGTACTTGATCGCGTTACTTCACGTGTCATTTTAATGGCATCTGAAGAAGGCGGTACAGAAATAGAAGAGGTTGCTGAAACAAACCCTGAGAAGATCTTCCAGGAAGTAATTGACCCAGTTGTTGGATTATCTGGTTATCAAGCTCGTAGACTAGCATTCAACATAAATATACCTCATGAACTAATGGGTAAAGCAGTTAAGTTTATGACAAGTCTTTATAATGTATTTATTGAAAAAGACTGCTCAACTGCAGAAATAAATCCATTAGTCACTACTGGTGATGGCGAAGTATTAGCATTGGATGCGAAATTGAACTTTGATGATAATGCCATGTTCCGTCAAAAAGACGTACAGGAATTACGTGATTTAGATGAAGAAGACGAAAAAGAAATCGAAGCATCAAAACATGACTTAAGCTATATATCCCTTGATGGTAATATCGGGTGCATGGTAAATGGTGCGGGACTTGCTATGTCTACTATGGATATTATTAAGCATTACGGCGGTGACCCTGCAAACTTCCTTGATGTTGGGGGCGGTGCAACAGCTGAAAAAGTTACCGAAGCATTTAAGATCATTTTATCCGACCCGAATGTAAAGGGTATTTTTGTAAACATCTTTGGTGGAATTATGAAGTGTGATGTAATTGCAGATGGTGTAGTGGAAGCGACAAAACAAGTTGGATTAGAAATTCCGCTAGTTGTAAGGTTAGAAGGAACAAATGTTGAATTAGGGAAGAAAATTCTGGACGAGTCTGGATTGAATATTACATCCGCCGGTTCCATGGCAGACGGTGCCGAAAAAATCGTTTCTATGGTCAGGTAA
- the ylqF gene encoding ribosome biogenesis GTPase YlqF has protein sequence MTIQWFPGHMAKARREVEEKLKLVDFVVELVDARAPLSSQNPMLQQVLQNKPKLIVLMKKDLADNRETEKWINHFKENNSKAIAVNVNDKAEIKRVIQLGKELGQEKMDKLMKKGIQPRPARAMIIGIPNVGKSTLINRLADKKIAKTGDKPGVTKQQLWIKVKKDFELLDTPGILWPKFEDEIVGFRLAAIGTIKDQLLSLQDITAFVIQHMQEHYPELLEARYDIDRSMEDMWDIFVAIGKQRGALESGGNVNFKKVSDIVLGDLRTGRLGMITLETP, from the coding sequence ATGACAATACAATGGTTCCCAGGACATATGGCAAAAGCTAGGCGAGAAGTAGAAGAAAAGTTAAAGCTTGTCGATTTTGTAGTTGAATTGGTTGATGCAAGAGCGCCATTATCTTCACAAAATCCAATGTTACAACAGGTTCTACAAAATAAACCGAAGCTGATTGTATTAATGAAAAAAGATTTAGCAGATAACAGAGAAACAGAAAAATGGATTAACCATTTTAAAGAAAATAATAGTAAAGCGATCGCTGTTAATGTAAATGATAAAGCAGAAATAAAGCGTGTCATTCAATTAGGGAAGGAACTTGGTCAAGAGAAGATGGACAAACTCATGAAAAAAGGGATTCAACCACGGCCTGCTCGAGCCATGATTATTGGCATCCCGAATGTTGGTAAATCCACATTAATTAATCGACTTGCAGATAAAAAAATTGCAAAAACTGGAGATAAACCAGGTGTTACAAAGCAGCAATTATGGATTAAAGTGAAGAAAGACTTTGAGTTGCTTGATACACCAGGTATTCTATGGCCAAAATTTGAAGATGAAATAGTAGGATTTCGATTAGCAGCAATCGGAACAATAAAAGATCAATTACTTTCATTGCAAGATATTACAGCTTTTGTTATTCAGCACATGCAAGAACATTATCCAGAATTGCTTGAAGCTCGTTACGATATCGACCGTAGTATGGAAGACATGTGGGATATATTCGTTGCTATAGGGAAACAACGAGGAGCACTTGAAAGTGGTGGCAATGTAAACTTTAAAAAGGTTTCAGATATAGTGTTGGGTGATCTTCGTACAGGAAGGTTAGGGATGATTACACTGGAAACACCATAA
- a CDS encoding EscU/YscU/HrcU family type III secretion system export apparatus switch protein: MTKGRKKAAALRYDQKHQSAPIIAASGKGLTADAIIHKAEENDIPILEDSSLIEILAELNINETIPEELYQAVAEVFAFIYRADQSMER; this comes from the coding sequence ATGACAAAAGGAAGAAAAAAGGCAGCAGCCCTTCGATATGATCAAAAGCACCAGAGCGCACCTATTATAGCGGCATCTGGTAAAGGACTAACAGCTGATGCTATTATTCATAAAGCTGAAGAAAACGATATTCCTATCCTTGAGGATTCTTCTTTAATTGAAATATTAGCCGAACTAAATATAAATGAAACGATTCCAGAAGAATTATATCAAGCTGTAGCAGAAGTATTTGCTTTTATTTATAGAGCAGACCAAAGCATGGAAAGGTAA
- the xerC gene encoding tyrosine recombinase XerC, producing the protein MHQFTNDCEAFVEYLQIEKNVSPYTVKYYLKDLETFFDFLAKEGINDLSEVDQRVVRLYLTLLYDKQLSRRSVSRKISTLRSFYKFLEREDHVASNPIMHISLPKTSKPIPGFLYMEELEKLFDVSDLNDPVGQRNQALLETLYATGMRVSECQGLSLSDIDFSIGTVFVKGKGRKERYIPFGSFAERALRAYIDEGRNNLLEKAKVESGSIFLNARGSPLTTRGMRLILNKMVEKAALTIHVHPHKLRHTFATHMLNEGADLRTVQELLGHESLTSTQIYTHVTKDHLRDVYMNSHPRANDP; encoded by the coding sequence ATGCATCAGTTTACGAATGATTGCGAGGCTTTTGTTGAGTATTTACAAATAGAAAAAAATGTTTCTCCATATACTGTGAAATATTATCTGAAAGATCTGGAAACATTCTTTGACTTCTTAGCAAAAGAGGGTATAAATGACTTGAGCGAAGTTGACCAACGAGTCGTGCGATTGTATTTGACATTGCTCTATGATAAACAGTTAAGCAGAAGGTCAGTATCGCGGAAGATTTCGACCTTGAGGAGCTTTTATAAGTTTTTGGAGCGAGAAGATCATGTTGCATCAAATCCAATTATGCATATTTCGTTACCAAAAACCAGTAAGCCAATACCTGGATTCCTCTATATGGAAGAGCTAGAAAAACTTTTCGATGTAAGTGATTTAAACGATCCTGTCGGTCAACGTAATCAAGCTCTATTAGAAACACTTTATGCTACAGGTATGAGGGTTAGCGAGTGTCAAGGGCTTTCGTTGAGTGATATTGATTTTTCAATTGGAACGGTGTTCGTTAAAGGGAAAGGAAGAAAAGAACGTTACATTCCGTTTGGGAGTTTTGCAGAAAGAGCCTTACGAGCTTACATAGATGAGGGTAGGAATAACTTATTGGAAAAAGCCAAAGTGGAATCTGGTTCTATCTTTTTAAATGCTCGAGGATCCCCATTAACGACTAGAGGTATGCGGCTCATTTTAAATAAAATGGTCGAAAAAGCAGCCTTAACTATTCATGTTCATCCGCATAAATTACGTCATACATTCGCTACACATATGCTGAATGAAGGCGCTGATCTACGTACAGTACAAGAATTACTAGGTCATGAGAGTTTAACCTCTACACAAATATATACACATGTAACGAAAGATCATCTACGTGACGTGTATATGAACAGTCATCCACGAGCCAATGATCCATAA
- the sucD gene encoding succinate--CoA ligase subunit alpha, whose product MSVYVDKDTKVIVQGITGGTAKFHTKQMLEYGTKIVGGVTPKKGGTEVEGVPVFNTVKDAVEKTGANASVIYVPAPFAADAIMEAVDAELDLAICITEHIPVMDMVKVKRYMEGKKTRLIGPNCPGVITADESKIGIMPGYIHKKGHIGVVSRSGTLTYEAVHQLSEAGYGQTTAVGIGGDPVNGTDFIDVLNDFNEDPETEAVVMIGEIGGTAEEEAAEWVKANMTKPVVGFIGGATAPPGKRMGHAGAIVSGGKGTADEKTRVMTESGIRVADTPAVIGETMINVLMENNLQEKCKTH is encoded by the coding sequence ATGAGTGTATATGTTGATAAAGATACAAAAGTAATTGTCCAGGGAATTACTGGTGGTACAGCTAAATTCCATACGAAACAAATGCTTGAATATGGAACAAAAATCGTTGGTGGTGTTACACCGAAAAAAGGTGGCACAGAGGTAGAAGGGGTTCCTGTATTCAATACAGTAAAGGATGCAGTTGAAAAAACAGGAGCTAACGCATCTGTAATCTACGTACCGGCACCTTTTGCTGCAGATGCAATTATGGAAGCAGTGGATGCAGAGTTAGATCTTGCAATATGTATTACCGAGCATATCCCTGTTATGGATATGGTTAAAGTGAAGCGTTATATGGAAGGTAAGAAAACGCGTCTAATAGGGCCTAATTGCCCAGGGGTAATTACAGCAGATGAAAGTAAAATTGGTATCATGCCAGGATACATTCATAAGAAAGGTCATATTGGAGTTGTGTCCCGTTCAGGTACACTAACATATGAAGCTGTCCATCAACTGTCAGAAGCTGGTTATGGGCAAACAACAGCTGTAGGAATCGGTGGAGACCCAGTTAATGGTACAGACTTTATTGATGTTCTAAACGACTTTAACGAAGACCCTGAAACAGAAGCCGTGGTTATGATTGGTGAAATCGGTGGAACAGCAGAAGAAGAAGCCGCTGAATGGGTGAAAGCTAACATGACAAAACCTGTTGTTGGCTTTATTGGAGGAGCAACAGCCCCTCCTGGAAAACGAATGGGTCATGCTGGTGCTATTGTATCTGGTGGTAAAGGAACAGCGGACGAGAAAACTCGTGTCATGACTGAATCCGGTATTCGTGTTGCTGATACGCCAGCTGTTATTGGTGAAACAATGATAAATGTTCTAATGGAAAATAATCTACAAGAAAAATGTAAAACACATTAA
- a CDS encoding ribonuclease HII — MDKQPITVLKKLFEAGELSEELVTYLRADDRKGVQKLIKTYENQKRKEEMLEKNFMDMCYYEERGYASGCEYIAGIDEAGRGPLAGPVVAAAVILPRNFKLLGLNDSKQLNEATRTKFFNIIKEQAVSYGISIIGSQKIDEINIFEATKLAMHDAINQLNLKPNHILIDAVELRGLSCSSESITKGDAKSISIAAASILAKVTRDEMMKELHSEYPNYGFNSNVGYGTKHHIDSLMEHGVSPYHRRSFAPVRNAVHY, encoded by the coding sequence ATGGATAAACAGCCAATTACAGTACTAAAAAAGTTGTTTGAAGCAGGAGAGTTGAGTGAAGAATTAGTTACCTATTTAAGGGCTGATGACAGAAAAGGTGTACAAAAATTAATTAAAACCTATGAAAACCAGAAGAGAAAAGAAGAAATGCTTGAAAAAAACTTTATGGATATGTGCTATTATGAAGAACGTGGGTACGCTAGTGGCTGTGAATACATAGCAGGTATTGATGAGGCTGGTAGGGGGCCTTTAGCGGGTCCAGTTGTAGCAGCAGCGGTTATTTTACCAAGGAATTTTAAATTATTGGGCTTAAATGATTCAAAACAGCTAAATGAAGCAACGCGTACTAAATTTTTTAACATTATTAAGGAACAAGCGGTTAGCTATGGAATTTCTATTATTGGTAGTCAGAAAATTGATGAAATCAACATATTTGAAGCAACAAAACTAGCAATGCATGACGCAATCAATCAGCTAAATCTAAAACCGAACCATATATTAATTGATGCGGTAGAACTTCGTGGATTGTCTTGTAGCTCTGAGTCCATTACAAAAGGAGATGCTAAAAGCATTTCCATCGCTGCAGCAAGTATATTAGCGAAGGTAACTCGTGATGAAATGATGAAGGAATTACATAGTGAATACCCTAATTACGGTTTCAATTCGAATGTGGGATATGGTACAAAGCATCACATAGATAGTTTAATGGAACATGGCGTGTCACCATACCACAGAAGGTCATTTGCGCCAGTGAGAAATGCAGTTCATTATTAA